The Comamonas endophytica sequence ACCTGCGGCGTGATCCTGCTCGGCCATGGATCGCGCGACCCGCTATGGCGCGCGCCCATCGAGGCGGTCCAGGCACGCATCGCCCAGGCGCAGCCGCAGACCCCCTGCTGTTGTGCCTACCTGGAACTCACCGCACCGGACCTGGGCCAGGCCGCGGACCAGTTGATTGCCCGGGGCGTACAGCGCCTGCGCATCACGCCGATGTTCCTCGGCACCGGCAAGCATGCGCGCGAAGACATCCCGCGCCTGGTGGCCGAACTGAAGGCACGCCATCCCGGAATCGCGGTGGAAGTGCAGGCGTCGGTGGGCGAAGATGCGCGCGTCACGGCGCTGCTGGCGCAAATTGCCACCGAGTCCTCGCCGCCGACGGCCTGATTCCAACGGGTGAAGCAACCCGCTGTGTTTTGTTAGACGATTGGGTCATAATGACAGTCGCTTTTAGCAGAAATCAGATATGAACCTGCATCAATTCCGTTTCGTCCAGGAAGCCGCCCGCCGCAACCTCAATCTCACCGAGGCGGCCAAGGCCCTGCACACTTCGCAACCCGGTGTCTCCAAGGCCATCATCGAGCTCGAGGAAGAGCTGGGCGTGGACATCTTCGCGCGCCACGGCAAGCGCCTCAAGCGCATCACCGAGCCCGGCCAGCATGTGCTGCAGAGCATCGAGCTGATCATGCGCGAGGTCGGCAACCTCAAGCGCATCGGCGAGCAGTTCAGCGCCCAGGACAGCGGCACGCTGAGCATCGCCACCACCCATACCCAGGCGCGCTATGTGCTGCCTCCCGCGGTGGCCAAGCTGCGCGAGCTCTATCCCAAGGTCAACATCAGCCTGCACCAGGCGACGCCCGCCGAGGTCGCGCGCATGGTCATCGACGAGGTGGCGGAAATCGGCATGGCGACCGAGTCGCTGTCCGACTACCCCGAGCTCGTGACCCTGCCCTGCTACGAATG is a genomic window containing:
- a CDS encoding sirohydrochlorin chelatase, translating into MTSPAPTCGVILLGHGSRDPLWRAPIEAVQARIAQAQPQTPCCCAYLELTAPDLGQAADQLIARGVQRLRITPMFLGTGKHAREDIPRLVAELKARHPGIAVEVQASVGEDARVTALLAQIATESSPPTA
- a CDS encoding CysB family HTH-type transcriptional regulator; amino-acid sequence: MNLHQFRFVQEAARRNLNLTEAAKALHTSQPGVSKAIIELEEELGVDIFARHGKRLKRITEPGQHVLQSIELIMREVGNLKRIGEQFSAQDSGTLSIATTHTQARYVLPPAVAKLRELYPKVNISLHQATPAEVARMVIDEVAEIGMATESLSDYPELVTLPCYEWEHVLVVPPQHPLALKERISLDDIAHESLITYHPSFTGRNKIDQAFSARRLQPRVVLEAIDSDVIKTYVRLGLGIGIVAEMAMRDDPATDLVVRPMGHLFGQNVARVAFKRGAYMRNFVYKFAELLSDRLSRELVVRAMNGHVADYEL